In a single window of the Pongo abelii isolate AG06213 chromosome 1, NHGRI_mPonAbe1-v2.0_pri, whole genome shotgun sequence genome:
- the LAX1 gene encoding lymphocyte transmembrane adapter 1, producing the protein MDGVTPTLSTIRGRTSESSTLHVTPRSLDRNKDQISNIFSGFAGLLAILLVVAVFCILWNWNKRKKRQVPYLRVTVMPLLTLPQTRQRAKNIYDILPWRQEDLGRHESRSMRIFSTESLLSRNSESPEHVPSQAGNAFQEHTAHIHAMEYAVGIYDNAMVPQMCGNLTPSAHCVNVRASRDCTSISSEELHDYVNVPTAEEIAETLASTKSASRNLFVLPSTQKMEFTEERDEGCGDAGDCTSLYSPGTEDSDSLSNGEGSSQISNDYVNMTGLDISAIQERQLWVAFQCCRDYENVPAADPSGSQQQAEKDVPSSNIGHFEDKTDDPGTHVQCVKRTFLASGDYADFQPFTQSEDSQMKHREEMSNEDSNDYENVLTAKLGGRDSEQGPGTQLLPDE; encoded by the exons ATGGATGGTGTCACTCCAACCCTTTCGACAATCAGAGGGAGGACCTCGGAGTCCAGCACTCTGCATGTGACTCCCCGCAGCCTGGACAG AAATAAAGATCAGATCAGCAACATCTTTTCTGGGTTTGCGGGACTCCTCGCCATCCTTCTGGTCGTTGCGGTTTTCTGCATCTTGTGGAACTGGAATAAACGGAAGAAGC GACAAGTTCCTTACCTCCGAGTTACCGTAATGCCCTTGCTGACTTTGCCACAAACCAGACAAAgagccaaaaatatttatgacATCTTGCCTTGGCGACAGGAAGACCTGG GGAGACATGAGTCAAGGAGTATGCGCATTTTCAGTACTGAGAGCCTCCTCTCCAGAAATTCTGAGAGCCCGGAGCATGTG CCCTCCCAAGCAGGCAATGCCTTCCAGGAGCATACAGCCCACATCCATGCCATGGAGTACGCAGTGGGTATCTATGACAACGCCATGGTCCCCCAGATGTGTGGGAACCTCACTCCCTCGGCACACTGCGTCAATGTCAGAGCTTCCAGAGACTGCACAAGCATTTCTTCAGAGGAGTTACATGATTATGTCAATGTCCCCACAGCAGAAGAGATTGCTGAGACTCTAGCTTCTACCAAAAGCGCTTCCAGAAATCTCTTTGTTCTTCCCAGTACCCAGAAGATGGAGTTTACTGAGGAAAGAGATGAGGGCTGTGGAGATGCTGGTGACTGCACCAGTTTGTATTCTCCAGGAACTGAGGACAGTGATTCACTCAGCAATGGAGAAGGTTCTTCTCAGATCTCAAATGACTATGTCAACATGACAGGGTTGGATATCAGTGCCATCCAGGAAAGGCAGCTCTGGGTGGCTTTTCAGTGCTGCAGAGACTATGAAAATGTTCCAGCAGCAGATCCCAGTGGAAGCCAGCAGCAGGCTGAGAAAGATGTGCCATCCTCAAACATAGGTCATTTCGAGGACAAGACAGATGATCCCGGGACCCATGTCCAATGTGTCAAAAGGACATTCCTTGCTTCAGGGGATTATGCAGACTTTCAGCCATTCACACAGAGTGAGGACAGTCAGATGAAACATAGAGAAGAGATGTCAAATGAAGACTCCAATGACTATGAAAATGTGCTAACTGCCAAGTTAGGAGGCAGGGACTCTGAGCAGGGGCCTGGCACTCAGCTCCTTCCTGATGAATGA